A segment of the Sporocytophaga myxococcoides genome:
TTGTTGGTCCTTACATAAAAAGCAGCCATATCAATGTAGTAAAGTGTTTTGAATATTCTGATTCCTGCTTCACCGCTACGTGTTCTTTCGGGTTGGAGCTGTTTATTGAAGCCACTGCCGTTTACATTATTGCTAAATTCATTTGCAGTAGGTGTTTGAAATGATGTTGAGAAGTTGGAATAAATATTTGAGTATTCAGTCATCTTATATGTAAGGCCAGCACCTGGATTTAATTTATTAAAGATCTTGCTGCCAGACTGGTTAATCGAATCTGTTAATTGATCTTTTACAGAAAAATTAATCAGATCATATCTTAATGCAAGCGTTAGTTTGATTCTTTGTCTTTCAATATCAGAAAGGATATATAATCCTCCGTTATGAATATTTTCATTTTGTTTTAACAGAAGGTTTCCTTTGGCTACTGCTGAAATGAGATCTTGTATTGGAAGGTCTGCCAGATCTTTATCAGTAACACCTCTATTTTCGTATTCAGAACGTTTATCAGACTGGAACTCATAATCAATCCCTGTTCTGATATTTATGTAAGTTTTATCCAGATCAATTTTTTTAATATAGGCAAATCTTGCTCCTCCTGAATGTCTTCTGAGATCAATATACCTTCCTATAATAGGGTTGTTGAGCTTTCTTCCAATATAATAGACTGAAAGATCAAGCTCCTGATTACCGGAGAGTTTTTTAGTCAGGTTGATACCACTAATACCCTGAAGCAGTGTTTTACCGCTGGCATTTTTCTTAATAGCCATTCTGGTTTTTTGGGGATCGGCAGTCTCTGCATATGTTAATCCTGAAGGATTATAGAGATAGGGTGCATAATAGATATTCTGGATGAAAGAAAGTGTATAGTTTTTTTTCAGTTTCTTTTTCAAAGCCATGTTCAACGTATAAAAGCGGGCATTTGAAAATTCTCTGTAACCTTTGATATCAGTTACATTTCCGCTTATTAATAGTGATGAATTATTATTGACTTTACTAAATTGAAGTCCTGCTTTAAAAAGACCATAAGAACCTGAAATAAGATAATTTTCAAATGAGTAACCTTTTTGAATCGGCAGATCAGATTTAAGATAAATCACCCCTCCGGAAGAATTACCATAGATCTGAGATGATGGGCCTCTTAAAACTTCGATAGATGAAATGGAATACAGGTCAGCACCGGTTAATTGAGTTGTTCCATCTGCTGAGGTAAGTGGAATACCATCCAGAAATACTTTTATATTTCGCAAGCCAAATGAAGATCTGCTTCCCTGACCTCTGATAATGATTCTTTCTCCCTGAGCAAAATTATTTCTATTTTGAACAAATATGCCAGGTACATTTTTTAAAGCATCTTCCATAAATATCCCGGTCCTGTTTGTTTGAAACTGTTCTTTGCCAATGATCGTCGTGGCTGAGGGTATAGATTTAAGATACGAATTAGTTCTGCTTGCTTTGATTTCAATAGTAGCTAAAGAATCAGAGCTCATCTGTGCTTTTAAAGACAGCGCATGGAGAGCAAAGATTAAAATGATAATGTTTCTTATAGATATCTGCATAGTTAAGTTGCTAAAGATATAAAAAGCCATATAAAATATCGTTTTATTTAATTGTTGGTGGTATGAAACCGGAAACAATTTTTCATATACTATTCAGAATATTAAGGAAATAAAATCAATGAACCTCATTCAAATGGCTACTCTGGTGGTATTCTGGCCGATTGGAAAAATATACAATTGGTAAATGATATATCTTTACATTCCATTAGCCACCAGATGGAAAAACAATAATCAATTCATTTAGTAATTCGTCAATATAGTTTTTGTACATACGAAAAGTAAAAAACTAACAGGAAGGTTTACTTATAAGATTTGTTTTTTTTTGTTTATAAAAATCTACTTAACCGATAGGATTT
Coding sequences within it:
- a CDS encoding TonB-dependent receptor family protein — protein: MQISIRNIIILIFALHALSLKAQMSSDSLATIEIKASRTNSYLKSIPSATTIIGKEQFQTNRTGIFMEDALKNVPGIFVQNRNNFAQGERIIIRGQGSRSSFGLRNIKVFLDGIPLTSADGTTQLTGADLYSISSIEVLRGPSSQIYGNSSGGVIYLKSDLPIQKGYSFENYLISGSYGLFKAGLQFSKVNNNSSLLISGNVTDIKGYREFSNARFYTLNMALKKKLKKNYTLSFIQNIYYAPYLYNPSGLTYAETADPQKTRMAIKKNASGKTLLQGISGINLTKKLSGNQELDLSVYYIGRKLNNPIIGRYIDLRRHSGGARFAYIKKIDLDKTYINIRTGIDYEFQSDKRSEYENRGVTDKDLADLPIQDLISAVAKGNLLLKQNENIHNGGLYILSDIERQRIKLTLALRYDLINFSVKDQLTDSINQSGSKIFNKLNPGAGLTYKMTEYSNIYSNFSTSFQTPTANEFSNNVNGSGFNKQLQPERTRSGEAGIRIFKTLYYIDMAAFYVRTNNQLIPYQTSAGGDQVFYRNAAVTQNKGLEVSGFVTPVRGLKLNINYTLMDYTFVDYEYNSKGQKLQLKGNKVPGTANHRFYSNIAFIPVKNFIFEMGGQWTGKVYTNDLNDFEPGFANTGVFVNQSYWTFDTKVGYTFEAGTLAFNIFGGINNLFNRNYSSSVIPNAAGQRYFEPSPTRNIYIGLRTSLKKEKSK